A window of Spodoptera frugiperda isolate SF20-4 chromosome 17, AGI-APGP_CSIRO_Sfru_2.0, whole genome shotgun sequence contains these coding sequences:
- the LOC126911625 gene encoding uncharacterized protein LOC126911625 — translation MKTALFIVILQIIYSTNCAVISEPNKEENEQKIEELEKLKDAIYAQINEAVNDTIKTLEQSNDTEAKQGIAYMNELQQLVKEFNGTELMTEADIICNSTDENAFNDIINSKNLSEAFDTISGRRKNRPSGYEHIKESLLKYKDFSKGWIGMSKKKQDRLKNLLGLQSKLNDWMKQKEIEKERIRAYKARQAATSKVEVITENCPDFGEETGKKKSKKKGKKGRWPCCRKCCKKSYMGCL, via the coding sequence ATGAAAACTGCACTATTCATTGTCATActgcaaataatttattcaacaaacTGTGCTGTAATATCCGAACCGAATAAAGAAGAGAATGAGCAAAAAATAGAAGAGCTGGAAAAATTAAAAGACGCAATCTATGCGCAAATCAATGAAGCTGTTAATGATACAATTAAAACGCTGGAACAAAGCAACGACACAGAAGCTAAACAAGGCATTGCGTACATGAACGAGCTGCAGCAACTAGTCAAAGAATTCAATGGTACAGAGCTGATGACTGAAGCTGACATCATATGCAACAGCACAGACGAAAACGCATTCAATGATATAATCAATTCAAAAAACTTAAGTGAAGCCTTTGACACCATCTCAGGCAGAAGAAAAAATCGACCATCTGGATATGAACATATAAAAGAATCTCTATTGAAATACAAGGATTTTTCCAAAGGATGGATTGGGATGTCAAAGAAGAAACAGGATAGGTTGAAAAACCTTCTTGGTTTACAATCCAAGCTCAATGATTGGATGAAACAAAAAGAGATTGAGAAGGAGAGGATTCGAGCGTATAAGGCTAGGCAAGCAGCCACAAGTAAAGTAGAAGTTATTACAGAAAACTGTCCTGATTTTGGAGAAGAAACAGgtaagaaaaaaagtaaaaagaaggGAAAGAAGGGACGGTGGCCGTGTTGTAGGAAATGCTGCAAGAAATCTTATATGGGTTGCTTATAA